The DNA segment CCTGATAAACCGGCCCAGCGGCGCTAAACATTGCATAATTTTCGCGCCTGCCGCCAAATGCGGCCATCGGCATGCCGCCACCAATTACCTTACCTAAAATAGTCAGATCCGGTTTGATTTGGTAAAGCCCTTGCGCGCACTTAAGATCAACACGGAATCCTGTCATGACTTCATCAAATATCAAGACACTGCCACTTTGAGTACACAATGACCGTAATTTGGTCAAGAAATCTGCAGTGGGGGCAACCAAATTCATATTACCGGCAACGGGCTCGACAATTACCGCAGCTATCTCCCTGCCCGAATTGATTAAATGTTGCTTCGATACCGGAAATATCGTTGTAATCCAGAACAATGGTATGGCCCACCGTTTCAGCCGGTACTCCCGCAGAACTCGGATGACCAAATGTCAATGCGCCAGAACCAGCTTTAACCAATAAAGCATCGTCATGCCCATGATAACAACCTTCAAATTTTATAATCCGGCTTCGACCTGTAAAACCACGTGCCAGTCGGATGGCACTCATGCCGGCTTCGGTGCCAGAGCTGACCAATCTGACTTGTTCGATTGAAGGCAGCAAGTGGCAAATCATTTTGGCAATTTCTAGTTCTGCTTCAGTTGGCGCTCCAAATGTTAGCCCATTTTGAGCGGCTGTCTGCACTGCCTTAACGACATCATGGTTGGCGTGACCAAGAATCAATGGTCCCCAAGATCCGACATAATCAATATAGGATTTACCATCGGCATCCCAAAAATAAGCCCCTTCACCACGCTGAAAAAAAAATCGGTTCCCCTCCCACTGATTTAAAAGCACGAACGGGTGAATTTACTCCGCCAGGAATATATTGTTGAGACTGTTCAAATAATTGATGATTGCGTGAAGTCATTGAGTTACTCTTGATAAAAAATTATAAGGATAATCTTGTTTTTAATGCGTTACATGGTTTCTGCAAATAATTGCACATAGTGCTCTGCCGTTGCTTTTATATTTTCAGCCTGAAATAAATCATGACACACAGCGATTGCTGCGCATCCGCTTTGAATAACTGTTCTGGCGTTAGTCAATTGAATACCTCCGATGCCTACAATAGGAATTGATAGCGCCTTTTGAGCTTGATTGACTAAGCTTATAGACACTGAAACTGCATTAGGGTTTCGTCAGTGAGAAAAAAAAGCGCCGAAAGCAATATAATCTGCTCCGTCTTTTTGTGCCTGCATGGCTAAATCTAACTGGTTATAACATGAGGTTCCCACAATTTTATTTTGTCCAAGTTGATTTTTCGCTGCAGAAACCGACACATCATTTTTCCCCACATGGACTCCATCTGCATCTATCTCAATAGCTATTTCAAGATGATCATTAATAATTAATAGAGCGTTGTGTTCTCGACAAAGCGACAATAGTAATTTCGCTTGTTCTCTACGTAAAGATTCATTGGCCGATTTGTTACGATATTGCACGAGTTTTACTCCGCCTTCCAATACCTGCCGGGTTTTATTCAACAGATCATTGGTTTGATTAAGATCTGGAGTTATTGCATAAGGTCCGCTAATTTTCAGGCTGCTCAATGATTACTTCCTTTTCTTCATGCTCGCCTTCGTTATCTTCTCCATCTTTAGCCCAAAAGCCTATTGGGAATATATTGTCCCATGCCTGGACGAAAACCCGCCTGCAATGTATGCCATGTATAGTCTTGAGCTTCAAGTACGCTGTCACTGACTGATAAGCCATTAGCCAATGAAGCTGCTATCGCTGACGCCAGCGTGCAGCCCGAACCATGATAAGTGTGCTCAAGTCTTTCCCAATCATCGGTGCGTATAATGCCGCTGGAAGCAAACAGTGTATTTCTAACCTGCTGCGTATTTTCATGTGTGCCGGTGATAAGTACGTATTCGCATCCCATCAGCAATAATCTTTGCGCACAGAGACTTAAATCCAATTTGGATTCACTCGGGTCATTTTCCTGCTGAGCCAAATGCCGAGCCTCAAGACTATTGGGCGTCAAGACCGTGACTTGCGGAAGTAACAATTCACGCATGGCATCGACCATGTCTTCGTTGGCTAACTCGTCTCCACGTCCAGAAGTTAATACCGGATCCATGACCAGCGGAATATACGGATAATCAGAAATGACTTCCGCAATAGTAGCAATGATTTCAACACTGCCTAACAAACCAATCTTGAAAGCATGAACCGGCATGTCTTCTAGCACCGCTCTAGCCTGATCAGCTACCCATTCAGGATCAAGCGGCATCACTTCATCCACGCCGGTAGTGTCTTGAACAGTAATAGCAGTCACTACGGATAGTGGATGACAGCCTAAGCTTGCAATGGTGAGCATATCGGCTTGAATGCCGGCTCCGCCACTGGGGTCATTGGCTGCAAAAGAAAGTACAATTGGGGGTGGCTGTAACATGCATTAATACCGTAAAATATCATTTTAACCTAAAAGGAAGTTGCTATCTATCATGCCTACCGAAGAGAATCGCGATTACAATCGTTATATGTGCTTAATTTGTGGCTTTATCTATGATGAAGCGCTGGGATCTCCCGATGAAGGCATAGCACCGGGCACTCGCTGGGAAGATGTTCCGATCAATTGGACATGTCCGGAA comes from the Rhodospirillaceae bacterium genome and includes:
- a CDS encoding rubredoxin; this encodes MPTEENRDYNRYMCLICGFIYDEALGSPDEGIAPGTRWEDVPINWTCPECGARKEDFEMVKI